A DNA window from Bombus huntii isolate Logan2020A chromosome 10, iyBomHunt1.1, whole genome shotgun sequence contains the following coding sequences:
- the LOC126870710 gene encoding DE-cadherin has protein sequence MSRQHASRHVIRAWARPPHLLLSFLLLYGALADATRLRHSRHLDARSQFPNEEEFQMQLNENHNHKPVFSNCSNYAPVVKEEEPVGTVVIKVHAEDRDHPDDGGTITYSFVTAPGEKLKFEINNRTGLIRTTQVLDRDEPAREKEAYLTVLATDNGRPQLDDVCTFKVTIEDVNDNGPVFDKVAYTESVPQDLPLGREVMRVSATDIDDGNNSVVYYSLLSRKPEDAVYFRIDRNTGVIFLNKTIDRNPDYKFSMTATAKDQGDVPKSNTIDLDIRVVESHKKAPAFLPRPAEPIRLQENFSDFDASIIRLKAVSNSGDNSGLLFELVPGRTEQTNKGNTFRLESNKDAADIKLSQHLDYESNTVYTLIVRVQNKYQLAAETVIDIEVLDVNDNIPVFRDLKKGRVLENEPPGVPVMQVRAIDADGTSAHNQVTYELDNFRDLFAIDKYTGNITTLTTFDRETEDTYNVKVIAMDNSPSALFKTGEHNKGQQVFRIEIADKNDNAPHFTQAVYTANSILENANINAPVTEVKANDLDTASPVTYSIIFGNTDDSFYIENTTGKIRVKKPLDYEKITEYNLTVRAFDGVYNDTAQVKIFIENVNDNPPVFEDFNKNPTIEEEKLVEGCITTVVAYDPDIKDRNADQHIAYFIVKEDQQPLIGIDKSGCMTLKKPLDRDGPLGYSMWTVIVMARDEDGSPTALRELVMVNITLIDINDNAPFLDMPYPVVWGENRAPDKITELKARDWDSDENGPPFQFEIDKNTADDEILAKFAIRDAELFARVEFDREERKSYDIAIAITDSGKPPMTGTSTLTVIIGDENDNAMSEGSSSIFVYNYKGEAPETNIGRVYVNDADDWDLPDKHFAWASTHEGFTLNPKDGMITLLPGISNDTFVLKFIVTEYSIRIPRHQVNAYVNVTVKELPEEAVARSGSVRFFGMTATEFVAPGESGVSKKEIFQERIANMLNTSVENVDVFTVLHSPHHNNNSLLDVRFSAHGSPYYAPEKLNTILAQHTEEIERELKTDILLVNIDECLIEKQHCNNTCRNYLNASTVPYPVYTNISTFVGVRAVVDPQCTCHVAEPIVCLNGGTPLADRCECPPGLEGPRCELLGIGFHGDGWAIMPPPGQACDDSHLGLEITPHIDNGLVFYFGPMTYSSKIRIQDFMALELQQGYAVLYMDYGSGTVKLDQPHIKLTDGERHRIDVYFTKNAIEMKVDNCGISACMSLTAPQGPNGFLNVNSPLQIGGTLTNLAKMASQLGWDYVPTDRGFVGCIRNMTFNGNTYNLGMPSLSRNADPGCDHGMAKAVSFGIDTNFIVAIVVCFAILLILLFAVVVHRKKTDDLYKDMDDIRENIINYEDEGGGEVDTGYDLNVLRTIYDAPPIDSKIAPVGLQSRGPDEVPDICGFLDGKKESCDKDPDTNPFDDVRHYAYEGEGNSEGSLSSLASCTDDGDLKFNYLSNFGPRFRKLADMYGEEPSDEESDGVGERESESWC, from the exons CCGACGCAACGAGATTGAGGCATTCCAGACACTTGGACGCGAGATCGCAGTTTCCTAACGAAGAGGAATTTCAG ATGCAACTGAACGAAAACCACAATCACAAACCAGTGTTTTCGAATTGCTCGAATTACGCACCAGTAGTGAAAGAGGAGGAGCCAGTGGGCACGGTGGTGATTAAAGTGCACGCAGAGGACAGAGACCATCCAGACGATGGAG GCACCATCACTTATAGTTTCGTGACAGCTCCCGGCGAGAAACTAAAATTCGAGATCAACAACAGGACCGGGTTGATCCGGACGACGCAGGTGCTGGACAGGGACGAACCGGCTCGAGAAAAGGAAGCCTACCTGACCGTCCTCGCGACCGACAACGGAAGGCCGCAACTCGACGACGTGTGCACGTTCAAAGTGACCATCGAGGACGTGAACGACAATGGGCCCGTTTTTGACAAAGTG GCGTATACCGAGTCGGTGCCGCAAGATTTGCCCCTGGGACGAGAAGTGATGAGGGTATCCGCCACGGACATCGACGATGGCAACAACTCAGTGGTCTACTACAGCTTGTTGTCTAGAAAGCCCGAAGACGCGGTGTACTTTCGAATCGATCGCAACACGGGTGTGATATTTCTCAATAAAACCATCGAC AGGAATCCGGATTACAAGTTCAGCATGACCGCGACAGCTAAGGATCAGGGCGACGTTCCAAAATCGAACACGATCGATCTGGATATTCGAGTGGTGGAGTCTCACAAGAAGGCTCCGGCTTTCTTACCAAGACCTGCCGAGCCGATTCGATTGCAGGAAAATTTCAGCGACTTCGACGCGAGTATCATCCGGCTAAAGGCCGTCTCGAACAGCGGAGACAACAGCGGTCTCTTGTTCGAGCTGGTTCCTGGTAGAACAGAGCAAACCAACAAAGGAAATACGTTCAG ATTGGAGTCAAACAAGGATGCCGCCGACATCAAGCTCTCTCAGCATCTTGACTACGAGAGCAACACGGTTTACACGCTGATCGTGCGCGTGCAGAACAAGTATCAGCTGGCTGCCGAGACCGTGATCGATATCGAGGTGTTGGATGTCAACGACAACATTCCAGTGTTTCGAGATCTGAAGAAAGGTAGAGTGCTCGAGAACGAGCCACCAGGCGTCCCGGTAATGCAAGTGCGTGCGATCGACGCCGATGGAACCTCCGCCCATAACCAG GTCACGTACGAATTGGATAACTTTCGGGATCTTTTCGCTATCGATAAGTATACCGGTAACATCACCACTCTGACCACGTTCGATAGAGAGACCGAAGACACGTACAACGTGAAGGTGATCGCCATGGACAATTCTCCCAGTGCGCTGTTCAAGACGGGGGAGCACAACAAAGGTCAGCAAGTGTTTCGCATCGAGATCGCGGATAAGAACGACAACGCTCCCCATTTCACGCAAGCTGTTTATACCGCGAATTCGATCCTGGAAAATGCCAATATCAACGCGCCGGTCACCGAAGTGAAGGCCAATGATTTGGACACTGCCAGTCCGGTTACCTACAGCATTATATTTGGCAATACCGACGACAGCTTTTATATCGAAAACACAACTGGAAAGATCCGCGTGAAGAAGCCGTTGGATTACGAGAAGATCACGGAATACAATTTGACTGTGAGAGCTTTCGACGGCGTGTATAACGATACCGCTCAAGTGAagatttttatcgaaaacgTAAATGACAATCCGCCGGTCTTCGAGGACTTTAATAAGAATCCTACTATCGAGGAAGAGAAGCTGGTGGAAG GTTGTATCACCACTGTGGTCGCTTACGATCCCGACATCAAGGACAGGAACGCTGATCAGCATATCGCGTACTTTATCGTAAAAGAAGACCAACAACCTCTCATAGGTATCGACAAATCTGGTTGCATGACCTTGAAGAAACCTCTGGATCGCGATGGCCCCTTGGGATACTCCATGTGGACG GTGATCGTTATGGCGCGAGACGAAGACGGCTCCCCGACAGCGCTACGAGAACTCGTAATGGTGAACATCACGTTAATCGATATAAATGACAACGCGCCATTCCTCGACATGCCCTATCCCGTAGTATGGGGTGAGAACAGGGCTCCCGATAAGATCACGGAATTGAAGGCTCGCGACTGGGACTCGGACGAAAACGGACCTCCTTTCCAATTCGAAATAGACAAAAATACCGCTGACGACGAGATTCTAGCCAAATTTGCTATTCGAGACGCCGAGTTGTTTGCTCGTGTCGAGTTCGATcgagaagaacgaaagagTTACGACATTGCGATTGCTATCACGGATAGCGGAAAGCCACCCATGACGGGAACATCGACGTTGACCGTAATCATCGGTGACGAGAACGACAATGCTATGTCAGAAGGTTCCAGCTCTATATTTGTCTACAATTATAAAGGCGAGGCTCCAGAAACAAATATCGGACGAGTGTATGTAAACGACGCTGACGATTGGGACTTGCCAGATAAGCATTTTGCCTGGGCATCGACCCACGAAGGATTTACTTTAAATCCGAAGGACGGTATGATCACGCTGCTTCCAGGAATCTCGAACGATACGTTCGTCCTCAAGTTCATAGTCACCGAATACAGCATTCGCATTCCGCGACATCAGGTGAACGCGTACGTGAACGTCACGGTGAAAGAGCTGCCCGAGGAAGCGGTCGCTAGGTCCGGATCCGTGCGGTTCTTCGGAATGACGGCCACGGAGTTCGTCGCTCCTGGCGAATCTGGCGTTAGTAAGAAGGAAATATTTCAGGAGAGAATAGCGAATATGCTTAATACTTCGGTGGAGAACGTGGACGTGTTCACGGTGCTTCATTCGCCGCATCATAACAACAATAGTTTGTTGGATGTACGGTTCTCGGCGCATGGCAGTCCTTATTACGCCCCTGAGAAACTGAATACGATCCTGGCGCAACACACGGAAGAGATCGAACGAGAGCTAAAGACAGATATCTTGCTGGTGAATATCGACGAGTGTCTCATCGAAAAACAGCATTGTAACAATACTTGTCGTAATTATCTGAATGCAAGCACGGTCCCGTATCCGGTTTATACGAATATCAGTACGTTCGTTGGAGTGCGAGCTGTGGTAGATCCACAGTGTACTTGTCATGTTGCTGAACCGATCGTTTGTCTGAATGGAGGCACACCGTTGGCAGATCGATGCGAGTGTCCTCCGGGTCTCGAGGGGCCGAGATGCGAGCTTCTTGGCATTGGTTTTCATGGCGACGGTTGGGCTATAATGCCGCCACCTGGTCAAGCTTGCGACGATTCTCATTTGG GTCTCGAGATAACGCCTCACATAGACAACGGTCTGGTATTTTACTTTGGTCCGATGACGTATAGTTCAAAGATCAGAATTCAAGACTTCATGGCCCTGGAACTTCAACAGGGATACGCGGTTCTCTACATGGACTACGGGTCTGGCACTGTGAAACTCGATCAACCGCACATTAAGCTCACTGACGGAGAAAGACATAGGATAGACGTTTACTTTACGAAGAAC GCGATAGAAATGAAAGTGGACAACTGTGGAATCTCCGCGTGTATGAGCTTAACCGCGCCGCAAGGACCGAACGGATTTTTGAACGTGAACAGCCCCTTGCAGATAGGTGGAACTCTGACTAATCTCGCGAAGATGGCTTCGCAACTAGGTTGGGATTATGTACCTACCGACAGAGGATTCGTCGGATGCATACGCAACATGACCTTCAATGGAAAT ACGTACAACTTGGGTATGCCATCGCTATCTAGAAACGCGGATCCTGGCTGCGATCACGGAATGGCAAAAGCCGTGTCCTTCGGGATCGACACCAATTTCATTGTCGCGATCGTAGTTTGTTTCGCGATATTGTTGATACTGTTGTTCGCGGTGGTGGTGCACAGGAAAAAGACCGACGATCTCTATAAGGATATGGATGACATTAGAGAGAACATTATTAATTACGAGGACGAAGGAGGCGGCGAAGTCGATACGGGCTACGATTTGAACGTTCTTCGAACGATTTACGACGCGCCGCCTATCGATTCGAAAATTGCGCCCGTCGGCTTGCAATCCAGAG GTCCCGACGAGGTGCCGGATATTTGCGGTTTCCTAGACGGCAAGAAAGAGAGCTGCGACAAGGATCCTGACACGAATCCGTTCGACGATGTCAGGCACTATGCGTACGAAGGAGAAGGCAATTCCGAGGGTTCTTTATCATCCTTGGCTTCAT GTACCGACGACGGGGATCTCAAGTTCAACTACTTGTCGAACTTTGGCCCGAGGTTCCGCAAATTAGCCGACATGTACGGAGAAGAACCCAGCGACGAAGAGAGCGACGGAGTAGGAGAACGGGAAAGCGAGAGTTGGTGTTGA